One window from the genome of Candidatus Chlamydia corallus encodes:
- a CDS encoding polymorphic outer membrane protein middle domain-containing protein yields the protein MKSSVSWLFFSSILISSSLPIVAAEVKLDSSNNYDGSNGTNFAPYTTNDASGTTYSLLSDVSFQNAGTSGLALASGCFQETGGDLSFQGNNHSLTFAFINAGSSSGTVASTSVADKNLLFNDFSKLIIFSCPSLTIAPTGQCALKSANNVSLTGNSQIIFNQNFSSDNGGVINTKNFLLTGTSHSASFSKNQAFTGKQGGAVYATGTLTIENNPGTISFFKNIAKGAGGALYSSGNCSITNNFQVTFDSNSAWETVQAQGGAICCTTAATTVSLTGNQNLSFINNTALKNGGAISGIKVSISSGGPTLFESNISGSSGGKGIGGAINIGAAGELILSADAGDITFNNNQITNGITSTRNAINISDTGKVITIRAAKGQSIYLYDPITNPGTTAVADIVNLNLADARSKVEYRGAIIFSGEKLSTAEKAIAENVTSTIRQSAVLARGNLTLRDGVTVAFKNLTQTPGSQILMDGGTTLSAKDDNLSLTGLAVNISSLDGTNKAILKTETADKNISLSGTVRLVDTQDSFYENHNLKTTSTYPLLQITTAGSNGTITLGALSALTLQEPETHYGYQGNWELSWAGGTSSKIGSINWTPKGYIPNPERRSNLPPNSLWGNFIDIRSLNQLIETKSNGEPFERDLWISGIANFFYRDSMRNRHGFRHISGGYILGLTATTPASDQLTFAFCQLFAKDRNYVTDKNHGDIYGASLYFKHTEGLFEIANFLWGKASRAPSILSGISKTIPLSFDAKFSYLHTDNHMKTYYTKYPTVNGSWRNDAFCADLGASLPFTISVPYLLEEIEPFVKVQYIYAHQKDFYERNPEGRAFNKSELINIEIPIGVTFERDSKSEKGTYDLTLMYVVDPYRRNPKCRTYLKASDADWMAYGTNLARQGFLVRAANHFQPNPHMEIFGQFAFEVRSSSRNYNINLGSKFRF from the coding sequence ATGAAGTCCTCCGTTTCTTGGTTGTTCTTTTCTTCAATCCTAATCTCTTCGTCGCTCCCTATAGTCGCAGCAGAGGTGAAATTAGATAGCAGCAATAATTATGATGGATCAAATGGAACGAACTTTGCCCCCTATACGACTAACGATGCTTCAGGAACTACCTATTCCTTACTTTCTGACGTATCATTTCAAAATGCAGGAACTTCAGGATTAGCACTGGCGTCAGGATGCTTCCAAGAAACTGGCGGGGATCTTAGTTTCCAAGGGAACAATCATTCTCTGACCTTTGCATTTATCAACGCAGGTTCCAGCTCTGGAACTGTAGCCAGCACCTCAGTAGCAGACAAAAACCTTCTCTTTAACGATTTTTCTAAGCTCATAATTTTTTCTTGTCCCTCTCTTACCATTGCTCCTACTGGGCAATGTGCTCTTAAATCTGCGAACAATGTATCTCTAACTGGAAATTCCCAAATCATATTTAATCAGAACTTCTCATCGGATAACGGTGGTGTTATCAATACTAAAAACTTCTTGTTAACAGGGACCTCTCATTCGGCTAGTTTTTCAAAAAACCAAGCCTTTACTGGCAAACAGGGGGGTGCAGTTTACGCTACAGGAACTCTAACTATTGAAAACAACCCAGGAACCATTTCCTTCTTTAAAAACATAGCGAAGGGAGCAGGAGGAGCTCTTTATAGTTCTGGAAACTGTTCTATTACGAATAACTTTCAAGTTACCTTTGACAGCAATAGTGCTTGGGAAACAGTTCAAGCGCAGGGAGGGGCAATCTGTTGCACGACGGCAGCCACCACTGTTTCTCTTACTGGGAACCAAAACCTCTCTTTCATAAATAACACAGCATTAAAAAATGGTGGGGCAATCTCTGGAATTAAGGTAAGCATTTCTTCTGGAGGCCCTACGTTATTTGAAAGTAACATCTCAGGAAGCAGTGGAGGTAAGGGAATAGGAGGAGCAATCAATATAGGAGCTGCTGGTGAGCTTATTCTTTCTGCTGACGCTGGAGATATTACCTTCAATAATAACCAGATCACCAATGGAATAACAAGTACAAGAAACGCGATAAATATCAGTGATACAGGTAAAGTCATAACAATACGAGCTGCCAAGGGACAGTCTATCTATCTCTATGATCCCATTACAAATCCAGGCACAACAGCTGTTGCCGATATAGTGAATTTAAACTTAGCAGATGCAAGGAGCAAGGTAGAGTACAGAGGAGCTATTATTTTTTCTGGAGAGAAACTTTCTACTGCAGAGAAAGCAATAGCTGAAAACGTTACCTCTACGATCAGACAGTCTGCGGTATTAGCGCGAGGGAATCTTACACTTCGCGACGGAGTCACTGTCGCTTTCAAGAATTTAACTCAAACTCCAGGATCTCAAATTTTAATGGATGGAGGAACTACGCTCAGTGCCAAAGACGACAATCTTTCTCTTACTGGCTTAGCAGTAAACATCTCCTCCTTAGATGGGACCAACAAGGCAATTTTAAAAACAGAAACCGCGGATAAAAATATTTCCCTATCGGGGACCGTGCGACTGGTCGACACTCAAGATTCATTCTATGAAAATCACAATTTAAAAACTACTAGCACCTATCCCCTTCTTCAGATCACTACGGCAGGATCGAACGGGACAATAACCCTCGGAGCTCTTTCTGCACTGACTCTTCAAGAACCTGAGACTCACTATGGTTATCAAGGAAACTGGGAGTTATCTTGGGCAGGTGGAACTTCTTCCAAAATAGGAAGCATCAACTGGACCCCAAAAGGATATATTCCCAATCCCGAGAGAAGAAGTAATCTTCCTCCAAATAGCCTATGGGGCAACTTTATAGATATACGCTCGCTAAATCAGCTGATAGAAACAAAATCTAACGGTGAGCCATTTGAGCGTGACTTATGGATTTCGGGAATCGCTAATTTCTTTTACAGAGACTCTATGCGAAACCGCCATGGTTTCCGTCATATCAGCGGAGGGTATATTCTAGGGCTAACAGCAACAACTCCCGCTTCAGATCAGCTTACCTTTGCATTCTGTCAGCTTTTCGCTAAAGATCGTAACTATGTTACAGATAAGAATCATGGAGATATTTACGGAGCCTCTTTATATTTCAAGCATACAGAGGGGCTATTTGAAATTGCCAATTTCCTTTGGGGTAAGGCAAGTCGAGCTCCTTCGATTCTATCTGGGATCTCGAAGACTATTCCTTTATCTTTTGATGCTAAATTCAGTTATCTTCATACGGACAACCACATGAAGACATACTACACCAAGTACCCTACAGTCAATGGTTCTTGGAGAAATGATGCCTTCTGTGCAGATCTCGGAGCTAGCCTACCTTTTACAATTTCAGTCCCCTATCTTCTCGAAGAGATTGAACCTTTTGTCAAAGTGCAGTATATTTATGCCCATCAAAAAGACTTCTACGAGCGTAACCCTGAAGGACGAGCCTTCAATAAAAGTGAGCTTATCAACATAGAAATCCCTATAGGTGTTACATTCGAGAGAGACTCTAAATCAGAAAAGGGAACTTATGATCTTACTCTTATGTACGTAGTCGATCCATACCGACGCAATCCCAAATGCAGGACATACCTGAAAGCTAGCGATGCTGATTGGATGGCCTATGGCACCAACTTGGCACGACAAGGGTTCCTTGTGCGTGCTGCGAACCATTTCCAACCTAATCCTCACATGGAGATCTTCGGTCAATTCGCCTTTGAGGTACGAAGTTCTTCACGAAACTATAATATAAACCTAGGCTCTAAGTTTCGTTTCTAG
- a CDS encoding polymorphic outer membrane protein middle domain-containing protein, protein MKNSLHWLFTSSALVLSLPSLTAAETNLSSSDNHDNSSAFNVKQTSEASGTTYNLTSDVSIKNVSTTNPADKSCFENTSGALSFVGAGYSLTLQALGLTHDGAAINNTSSALSFSGFSSLLIDSAPATSTSGGNGAVFVTNTSGGSVTFTDNASVTLQSNSSAKDGAAISAYSINLTKTTTAALLHQNTTTKNGGAFCTAANTTVQENAGTVTFSSNTATEKGGAIYSKTSDSKIASNTGVVTFKSNTAKTGGAWCSDDNLALIDNTQVVFQGNQTNASGSLTNQDGCGGAICCYLAAVAGKTGLKISGNQELSFTTNTATGNGGAIYATKCSLDANSTLTFDQNTATAGCGGAIYTETEDFALTESTGTVTFSTNTAKTGGALYSKGNNSLTGNVKLIFSGNKATDSGSPANQDGCGGAILAFIDSASLAGKTGLSIGNNQELSFTTNTATVSGGAIYATKCSLSGNGTLTFDQNSAGTAGGAIYTETEDFTLTGSTGTVTFSTNTAKTAGALHTKGNTSLTKNKALIFSGNSATATTTTNQDGCGGAILCNIANSDIATKSLTLTENESLSFTTNTATVSGGAIYATKCSLSGNGTLTFDQNSAGTAGGAIYTETEDFTLTGSTGTVTFSTNTAKTAGALHTKGNTSLTKNKALIFSGNSATATTTTNQDGCGGAILCNIANSDIATKSLTLTENESLSFSGNTAKASGGAIYAPKCIISGSQAIDFDGNSAETSGGAIYSKILSITANGSVSFTNNSAGKGGAIHIADNGELSLEAIDGDITFSGNRSTEGKSTPNSIHLGAGAKITKLAAAPGHTIYFYDPITMETPTSGTIEELVINPVVVKAVVAPQVQPKNVPTASVPVPPVPPTTNTGTIVFSAGKLSSPDAAIAANTTTVLNQKINLAGGNVVLKEGATLQVYSFTQQPDSTIFMDAGTTLETTTASNADGNITLTNLSVNLDALDGKHMVKIAVNSTSGNLKISGNLKFHNNEGNFYDNPGLKTNLDLPFLDLSSTAGTVNLDNFNPIPSGMTSPTYGYQGSWTLVPKVGTGGKVTLVAEWQPSGYSPKPELRATLVPNSLWNAYINIHSIQENIAIAMLEAPSHQGLWIGGISNAFHQDKRKENSGFRLISGGYIVGGSITTPEEKTFAVAFTQLFGKSKDYVLSDIKSQVYAGSVYAQSSYVVPLHTSLRRHALSKILPELPGETPLVLHGQVSYARNHHNMTIKLTNSTKGKSHWDSHSFAAEVGGSLPIDLNYNYLTSYSPYAKLQVVSVNQKGCKEVAADPRTFEACHLINFSIPMGITFKHESAKLGSALHLTLGYIIDAYRDHPLCLTSLANGTSWSTFATNLSRQAFFAEAAGQYKLFHDFECFASGGCEFRSSSKSYNANCGTRYSF, encoded by the coding sequence ATGAAAAATTCTTTGCATTGGTTATTTACCTCTTCAGCTCTTGTCCTCTCTCTACCCTCATTAACTGCTGCAGAAACGAATCTCTCGTCATCCGATAACCATGATAATAGCTCTGCTTTCAACGTCAAGCAAACTTCAGAAGCTTCGGGAACTACCTACAATCTCACGAGTGATGTTTCGATCAAGAATGTATCTACAACTAATCCTGCAGATAAAAGCTGTTTTGAAAATACTTCAGGAGCACTGAGCTTTGTTGGAGCTGGGTACTCACTGACTCTACAGGCACTAGGGCTTACGCATGATGGCGCTGCGATTAATAACACCAGTTCTGCTCTTTCTTTCTCAGGATTCTCATCCCTCTTAATAGACTCAGCTCCAGCAACAAGCACCTCAGGAGGGAACGGCGCCGTCTTTGTTACAAATACTAGTGGAGGGAGTGTTACTTTTACTGACAATGCCAGTGTAACCCTCCAGAGTAACTCTTCAGCAAAAGATGGGGCTGCAATTTCTGCTTACAGCATCAATCTCACTAAAACTACAACAGCCGCTCTCTTACATCAAAACACTACCACGAAAAATGGAGGGGCCTTCTGTACCGCAGCAAATACTACAGTTCAAGAAAACGCAGGAACAGTAACCTTTTCCTCAAACACTGCCACAGAAAAAGGCGGGGCAATTTATTCAAAAACCAGTGACAGCAAGATTGCCTCCAATACAGGAGTCGTTACTTTCAAATCGAATACTGCGAAGACGGGAGGTGCTTGGTGTTCTGATGACAACCTGGCTCTTATTGATAATACTCAGGTAGTTTTCCAGGGAAATCAAACGAATGCTTCAGGATCTCTGACAAACCAGGATGGGTGTGGCGGAGCAATCTGTTGTTATCTTGCTGCGGTAGCAGGAAAAACTGGTTTGAAGATTTCTGGAAACCAAGAACTAAGCTTCACTACCAATACTGCAACAGGAAATGGCGGCGCTATTTATGCTACCAAGTGTTCCTTGGATGCCAACTCAACTCTTACCTTCGATCAAAATACTGCAACAGCAGGATGTGGGGGAGCGATCTACACAGAAACTGAAGATTTTGCTCTTACTGAAAGTACAGGGACTGTTACCTTTAGTACTAACACAGCGAAGACGGGAGGGGCCTTATATTCTAAAGGAAATAACTCTCTGACTGGAAATGTAAAACTGATTTTTTCAGGGAATAAAGCCACGGACTCTGGTTCTCCAGCAAATCAAGATGGATGTGGGGGGGCGATCCTAGCCTTTATTGATTCAGCATCTCTAGCAGGAAAAACAGGACTTTCCATTGGAAATAACCAAGAACTAAGCTTCACTACCAATACCGCAACAGTAAGTGGTGGGGCTATCTATGCTACCAAATGTTCCCTATCAGGAAACGGCACCCTTACCTTTGATCAAAATAGTGCAGGAACTGCAGGAGGGGCCATCTATACAGAAACTGAAGATTTTACTCTTACGGGAAGTACAGGAACAGTTACTTTCAGCACAAATACTGCAAAAACAGCAGGCGCTCTACATACTAAAGGAAACACCTCTCTTACTAAAAATAAAGCTCTTATATTTTCTGGAAACTCAGCAACAGCAACAACTACTACAAATCAAGACGGTTGCGGAGGGGCGATCCTCTGCAACATTGCCAACTCCGATATAGCTACAAAGAGTCTAACTCTTACTGAAAATGAAAGTTTAAGCTTCACTACCAATACTGCAACAGTAAGTGGTGGGGCTATCTATGCTACCAAATGTTCCCTATCAGGAAACGGCACCCTTACCTTTGATCAAAATAGTGCAGGAACTGCAGGAGGGGCCATCTATACAGAAACTGAAGATTTTACTCTTACGGGAAGTACAGGAACAGTTACTTTCAGCACAAATACTGCAAAAACAGCAGGCGCTCTACATACTAAAGGAAACACCTCTCTTACTAAAAATAAAGCTCTTATATTTTCTGGAAACTCAGCAACAGCAACAACTACTACAAATCAAGACGGTTGCGGAGGGGCGATCCTCTGCAACATTGCCAACTCCGATATAGCTACAAAGAGTCTAACTCTTACTGAAAATGAAAGCTTGAGTTTTAGTGGCAATACTGCAAAGGCAAGTGGCGGGGCAATCTATGCTCCCAAGTGTATAATATCGGGAAGTCAAGCGATAGACTTCGATGGCAATTCTGCCGAAACTTCGGGAGGAGCGATTTATTCAAAAATACTCTCGATCACAGCAAATGGTTCTGTCTCATTTACCAATAATTCTGCAGGAAAAGGAGGAGCCATTCATATTGCCGACAATGGAGAACTTTCTTTAGAGGCTATCGATGGTGACATTACTTTTTCAGGGAATCGATCTACGGAAGGAAAGTCGACGCCCAACTCGATTCATCTGGGTGCAGGAGCCAAGATCACTAAGCTTGCAGCAGCTCCTGGTCACACTATTTACTTCTACGATCCCATCACGATGGAAACTCCTACATCTGGAACCATAGAAGAACTTGTAATTAATCCCGTTGTTGTCAAAGCCGTTGTTGCCCCTCAGGTGCAACCAAAAAATGTTCCTACAGCTTCTGTTCCCGTACCACCTGTACCACCTACAACAAATACTGGAACTATAGTATTTTCCGCTGGAAAACTCTCGAGTCCAGATGCGGCCATTGCTGCAAATACTACTACTGTACTGAACCAAAAGATCAACTTAGCGGGAGGAAATGTCGTTTTAAAAGAAGGAGCAACCCTACAAGTATATTCCTTCACACAACAACCTGACTCTACAATATTTATGGATGCAGGAACAACCTTAGAGACGACTACAGCTAGCAATGCGGATGGCAACATCACACTAACCAATCTTTCTGTAAATTTGGATGCCTTAGACGGAAAGCATATGGTCAAGATTGCCGTGAACAGCACAAGTGGAAACCTAAAAATCTCAGGTAATTTGAAGTTCCATAACAACGAAGGAAATTTCTATGATAATCCTGGGTTAAAAACAAATTTAGATCTTCCTTTCTTAGATCTTTCTTCTACTGCAGGAACTGTAAATTTAGATAACTTCAATCCTATTCCTTCTGGCATGACTAGCCCAACTTATGGTTATCAAGGAAGTTGGACTCTTGTTCCTAAAGTTGGAACTGGAGGAAAAGTTACTTTAGTTGCAGAATGGCAACCGTCAGGATACTCTCCCAAACCAGAACTTCGCGCTACTCTAGTTCCTAATAGCCTCTGGAATGCCTATATTAATATCCATTCTATACAGGAAAACATAGCAATTGCGATGTTAGAAGCTCCTTCACATCAAGGCCTTTGGATTGGAGGTATTTCTAATGCCTTCCACCAAGATAAACGTAAAGAAAACTCAGGATTCCGTCTGATTTCAGGAGGCTATATTGTTGGAGGCAGCATTACCACCCCTGAAGAAAAGACCTTTGCTGTTGCATTCACCCAGCTTTTTGGCAAGTCTAAGGATTACGTACTCTCAGATATCAAATCTCAAGTATATGCAGGCTCCGTCTATGCCCAAAGCTCCTATGTCGTTCCTCTCCATACCTCTTTGCGTCGCCATGCCCTTTCTAAAATCCTTCCAGAGTTACCTGGAGAAACTCCGCTTGTTCTTCATGGTCAGGTTTCCTATGCAAGAAACCACCATAATATGACGATAAAACTAACAAACAGTACCAAAGGAAAATCCCATTGGGATAGTCATAGCTTTGCTGCTGAAGTTGGCGGTTCACTTCCTATAGATCTAAACTATAACTATCTCACTAGCTACTCTCCATATGCGAAACTCCAAGTTGTTAGCGTAAATCAAAAAGGATGCAAAGAGGTTGCTGCTGATCCGCGAACTTTTGAAGCTTGCCACCTGATCAACTTCTCTATTCCTATGGGAATCACTTTCAAACACGAATCAGCAAAGCTAGGAAGTGCTTTGCATCTTACTTTAGGTTACATTATAGACGCCTATAGAGATCATCCTCTTTGCCTGACTTCCTTGGCAAATGGAACATCATGGTCTACGTTTGCCACCAATTTATCACGTCAAGCTTTCTTTGCCGAGGCTGCTGGACAGTATAAGCTATTCCATGATTTTGAATGTTTTGCTTCTGGAGGCTGTGAATTCCGCAGTTCCTCAAAAAGCTATAATGCAAATTGTGGAACTCGTTATTCTTTCTAA
- a CDS encoding IncV family inclusion membrane protein has translation MSNSPINPLGQPQVPAEPSPSRAPGIIKNLKTSSTGLFRRFITVPDRYPKMRYVYDIGIIALAAIAILSILLTASGSSIMLYALAPALVMGALGVSLLISDIMNSPKAKKIAERITAIVVPIIVLAIAVGLIAGAFAVSGGTMLVFANPMFIMGLITVGLYFMSLNKLTLNYFRTEHLLKTQKKTQETIDVLLDSPSPEDAKKIALESKSNLAADARRKKEEAAKRQDARHRHIHRRAQGSMSYSPDHTGKHSPWHDGFPTKKSLDESQRPGSISPPFEGGSHPSRFEEFNQGPFTGSKTESSFIPITPGSPTPPSFPASSVIVHPEPIYPKDRNSSIPRISSSSRRSSRDGQNKQQQQKDEDSNQDSKKSKKKSKKTSTSRTTPPPGKSSPNKFDPKNPFSDGYDERENQKKNNQK, from the coding sequence ATGAGCAATTCGCCTATAAATCCCCTGGGCCAGCCGCAAGTTCCTGCCGAACCGTCCCCATCACGGGCTCCAGGTATAATAAAAAATCTAAAAACGTCATCAACAGGATTATTCCGCCGATTTATCACTGTTCCTGATCGCTATCCTAAAATGCGCTATGTCTACGATATAGGCATTATTGCCCTTGCAGCAATTGCTATTCTTTCGATTCTCCTGACTGCGTCAGGAAGTAGCATCATGCTCTATGCTCTTGCCCCAGCACTTGTTATGGGAGCTTTAGGAGTTTCTCTACTTATTTCTGATATTATGAATAGTCCAAAAGCAAAGAAGATTGCAGAGAGAATCACAGCTATCGTTGTTCCTATAATTGTGTTAGCAATTGCTGTCGGTCTTATTGCAGGAGCCTTCGCTGTCTCTGGTGGGACTATGTTAGTCTTTGCCAATCCTATGTTTATCATGGGGTTAATTACGGTGGGCCTATATTTCATGTCATTGAATAAGCTCACTCTGAACTATTTTCGTACGGAACACCTCTTGAAAACCCAAAAGAAAACTCAAGAGACAATAGATGTTCTTCTAGATTCCCCATCACCCGAAGATGCAAAAAAAATCGCCCTTGAAAGCAAGAGTAATTTAGCTGCAGATGCCCGCCGCAAAAAGGAAGAAGCCGCAAAAAGACAAGATGCCCGTCATCGTCACATCCATCGTAGAGCCCAAGGATCTATGAGCTATTCACCAGATCATACGGGCAAGCACTCACCCTGGCATGATGGTTTCCCAACAAAAAAATCCCTTGATGAGTCCCAACGACCAGGATCAATCAGTCCTCCATTTGAGGGGGGCTCTCATCCATCTCGTTTCGAAGAATTTAATCAAGGTCCCTTCACTGGAAGTAAAACCGAAAGCTCATTTATCCCCATAACACCTGGGAGCCCCACCCCTCCTAGCTTTCCTGCAAGTAGTGTGATTGTACATCCTGAACCCATCTATCCTAAAGACAGAAACTCCTCAATTCCTCGAATATCTTCATCTTCCCGCCGTTCCTCTCGCGATGGTCAAAACAAACAACAGCAACAGAAAGATGAGGATTCGAACCAGGACAGTAAAAAATCTAAGAAGAAAAGTAAGAAAACTAGCACTTCGCGTACAACTCCGCCTCCAGGCAAAAGTTCTCCTAACAAATTTGACCCCAAGAATCCCTTTTCCGATGGTTATGACGAGAGAGAAAATCAGAAAAAAAACAACCAGAAATAA
- a CDS encoding DUF5422 family protein: protein MGFKNICKQGSQLYLDDIFPERVLARKLKNCAERYPKTALAIEVLVSTILGALKVILIPCSAAYGCATLPIRALFNSIKTRSCQHLSSYCMAWLFQLLTIAITAALVFSLIFIPPAVVFISLGILMSVTTSASLFQIHKNLFPQHRPVPTPSEPPTPTLSSTPPPCADEYVPLISESYFDEEFK from the coding sequence ATGGGCTTCAAAAATATCTGTAAACAGGGTTCACAGCTATATCTGGACGATATTTTTCCAGAACGTGTATTGGCTCGAAAATTGAAAAACTGCGCTGAGCGCTACCCCAAAACTGCATTAGCCATAGAAGTACTCGTCTCCACAATCCTAGGAGCTCTTAAGGTTATCCTGATTCCCTGCAGTGCAGCTTACGGTTGCGCTACCCTACCAATACGAGCCCTCTTTAACTCCATAAAAACAAGAAGCTGCCAGCATCTTTCCTCCTATTGTATGGCTTGGCTCTTTCAGCTTCTTACTATTGCTATTACTGCGGCTCTCGTCTTTAGCCTGATCTTTATACCCCCTGCAGTAGTATTTATCTCATTGGGCATTCTCATGTCTGTAACTACTAGCGCTTCCCTCTTTCAAATCCATAAAAACCTTTTCCCCCAACACCGACCTGTTCCTACACCCTCGGAACCTCCGACTCCGACTTTATCTTCTACACCCCCTCCGTGTGCTGATGAATATGTGCCTCTGATAAGCGAGTCTTATTTTGATGAAGAGTTTAAGTAA
- a CDS encoding cell division protein ZapA, with translation MSSLNKVFPSALPEEPADLFTTNKEILTLEDKGNVFLKRSIPIHIAVITILVISALAGITVICLGCYAQSILQIAIGIVLTILALFSLQAFVDFIRLVRQLPQQLHETVQFIREKIRPESSLRLVSNAQKQATEETLRLHQELSKLSQEETALQAALYKARSQLTRKTGRN, from the coding sequence GTGTCTAGTTTAAATAAGGTATTTCCCTCAGCCCTTCCAGAAGAACCTGCTGATTTATTCACAACGAATAAAGAAATCTTAACTCTGGAAGATAAAGGTAACGTTTTTCTTAAGCGATCCATTCCTATTCATATTGCTGTGATTACTATTTTGGTGATCTCTGCTCTCGCGGGAATTACTGTGATCTGTTTGGGCTGCTATGCCCAAAGCATTCTTCAAATTGCGATCGGCATAGTTCTTACTATTTTGGCACTTTTTTCCTTACAAGCCTTTGTAGACTTTATTAGATTAGTTAGGCAGCTCCCTCAGCAACTACATGAGACAGTACAATTTATAAGAGAGAAAATTCGACCCGAATCATCTCTAAGGCTTGTAAGCAACGCACAAAAACAAGCTACCGAGGAAACGTTAAGGCTACACCAAGAACTCTCTAAACTCTCACAGGAAGAGACAGCGCTACAAGCGGCTCTGTATAAGGCACGATCCCAGCTTACCCGAAAGACAGGTCGAAATTAG